In Suncus etruscus isolate mSunEtr1 chromosome 2, mSunEtr1.pri.cur, whole genome shotgun sequence, the genomic stretch GCGCAAGGTGCGCGGCGAGGCCCCGGGCGAGGCTGGGTCGGATCGCGGGGTGCGGTGGGGGCGGCCCTGGGGGCTGGTGTCCCTGGAACCCGCGTCGCTATCTCCACCCCCTGCAGCGGGACACCGCGTTCAGGGACGATTGCCCCGCCGATCGCCAGGACCTGGGCCGCCACAGCTGGGCCGTCCTGCACACGCTGGCCGCCTACTTCCCCGACGCACCGACGCGCGAGCAGCAGCAGGACATGGCCCAACTCATCCGCCTCTTCTCCAAGTTCTATCCGTGCGACGAGTGCGCCGAGGACATCCAGAAGAGGTGAGCGGTGCAGGGAGCTACCCCCTGTGTCCCCAAACCGAGCTGTGCAGAGTAGGGGGGCTGCTCCAGACTCTCCCTCTCCTGACTTAAGAGAGGAGGATCAGGCCTGCTCTTCTGTTGCTTCCTgggtgggttttttggggggagccccAGGCTACAGGCAGGTTGTGCTTGCTGGGGTGCGGTTTCATAATTACGAGGCTGTAAACCTGTTCATGACCCTTGGGCCAGCAGCTAGGCTGGTTGGTGCTCTGGGATCCAGTCCTCAAGTGCAGATGGGGCCCTGGGTGGGATGGGCAAAGGGGTATCCCCCTCTCTAGCTTATCTGTGCTCCCCTCTGCCCCTGGAGGATTTACAGGAACCAGCCAGACACCCGTTCACGGGCTCACTTCACCCAGTGGTTGTGCCGGCTGCACAACGAGGTGAACCAGAGGCTGGGCAAGCCGGAGTTCGACTGCTCGCAGGTGGATGAACGCTGGAGGGACGGCTGGAAGGATGGCTCATGTGACTAGGCTGAAGGGCACCGTCAGGACTGTGGGTTTTGGGGTGGGATCCTCATTAAAGTCCTCAGCCACAACCAGCCTGTATCAGTCCCCCAGGACAAGGGTGCGAGCCAACTTCTCCTCAGAGCCCAGCAGGCACTTGTAGCACCTGCCAACGTTCATGCATGCACAAGCCACTGGCCTGGCTGAGCCTGAGACTGCTCGGTGAGGCCCATGGGTGTCTTCCCAGGGGCCTGGTGCTGGTCTCTGCTCAGCACCAGCCAGACCAGGCCTTCTGGAACCAAATATTTTTACACCCTGAGACCAAAAAGCAATATGGGAAAGCCTTGAGGAGCCAGCAGGCCACCAACAGTCCCTGCACGTCCTTAAAAGAAGGGACATCGCACAGGCGGGGACCTGCCAAGGGATGCACTGGCATGTGAGGCGCCAGGCCTCCAGAACCCCAATACCAGGGAGGGGAACCAAGGTGGGACTTGATGTCCCTTTGCTGCTGCTTCTGGGGCCCTGAGTTTGGTACTGGGGACAGAGTGAGGGACAGTGGAGGGCAGGGCAGAGATCGCAGGTGGTCAGGGTTACCCCGCCAGGTAGAGCTAGCATGGGGTGGGGTGGTCTTGTCCACAGCTGCCCTCCAGTATGGCAACAACACCTAGTACCTGTCACTGTCAAGTCTGCATGGCCTCAGAACCTCAGTGGGGATGGGGAAGGGCATTCTGCTCGCTGAAGAGCTGTGCTCCTCCTCACCTCCCTTTCTAGAGTTTTATCTCCCCAATAAAGTATAATTTCCTAGTATGTCATGTGCAGCTGTGGTGCTCGCTAAGCCCTGCATCCTGCATCTCTTTAGCTGTGGTGCTTCTGCATATCTTGGGAAGGGGGATTCTGTATCTCACAACATCCGCGTGCTTGCCAGGTGTGTGAAGCCTTCTGTTTCTGGACCAAACATCAGCTAAGTGTATGCGCTTTAGCCCTTTGAGAACTCTGGCTTTCACTTTGCATACTTGTGCTGTGTCCAGGCTGAGACAAGGGATCCACAGAGTTCAAGAGAAGCTTCAGCGAACCCAAGAGAAGACGGCAGGGACGGTACTTGCTTTGCAACAGGTGGCCcaggttccaatcccagcaccccacaggaacctctgagccctgccaggagtgattcctgagtgcagaaccaggagtaacccacaagcactgctgagttggaccccccccaaaagaaaagaaacttcagTTTAAGCACCAGGTGGTGCTGAGTCAACCTGCAGTGAAAGGCCATAAGTAAGGGCCCTTAGGGCGCTTAGGTAGGTAGATGGAAGGTGCCAGTTGCCCTGGGAACTAAAGGGAGTGGATGAGACAAGGCATGAGAAGAGGGCATGTGTCCAAGTATTCTTGAGAAAAGGTGGGACTGCTGGTTTGGGTGCCATTATGGACCTAGGCCAAGAGTGTGGGTACAAGAGACGACagccagaacaacaacaaaaaaaaaagtaaaggggccgggcggtggcgctaaaggtaaggtgcctgccttgcctgcgctagccttggactgaccgcggttcgatcccccggtgtcccatatggtcccccaagccaggagcaacttatgagcacatagccaggagtaacccctgagcattaccgggtgtggcccaaaaaaaaaaaaaaaagacgacagcacagtgggtagtgggctttgcacacagttcaatccccagcaccaagacTCGGTACAatcccccaaccaaaaaaaaaaaacagtggggacACACCTGTGCTGCCTAATTGTGTGCCCAAGTTCATGTTGCAGGATTCCACTTTCTGAACTCTGGCCTTTTGTACTTTCGCTCTGAATGTTCACTGGgctctctctccacctttggaggcGCCAGCACTTTCTCAAACCTCTCATATCCCTCccctttcagatttttttttttgtgggtcacatccagcaaatctcaggggttgctcctggctctgcactcagaaatcgctcctgcaggctcaggggaccatatgggatgggggggggggggaattgaactgcagtttgtccaaGGTCACTGGGATTCAAGTCACCATCTGTCCTTGGATCAttgccagcaaggcaaacaccttacagctgtgctatctctctggcccatctctttcatggaatttttttgtttgtttatttttgggtcacacctggcaggctccggggaccatataggatgccggaatttgagccaccatcccAAAAggtttacctctatgctatctctccggcccctcccttttggaatttttgtttgttttttgggtcacacctcagaaatcgcccccggcaggcggggggggggggaaccatggaaccatataggatgctgggattccaaccaccatcctgtcctgcatgcaaggcaaatgccttacctccatgctatctctccggcccccctttcagaatcttttttttttttttttggtttttgggtcacacccggcagtgctcagggattattcctggctccaggctcagaaattgctcctggcaggcacgggggaccatatgggatttgaaccaaccacctttggtcctggatcagctgcttgcaaggcaaacgccaatgtgctatctctccggtccccccggaatttctttttttttttttttttttttttttttttttttttttttttttttttttccccccggAATTTCTAATTGaaacagaagtagggcatttgccttgcacgtggcgaTCCAGGACGGATCCGGGTTCGATCcgtgtgtgtgtggcccaactcccctcctccaaaaaagTGGGGCCATGACCTCAAGTGCTGGATATATAGTGGTGGCATCCTTCCCTCCGCCAGCCCCCAGACAGGCCTCAGTCCTGATGACTGGAAGCCCAATTCAGCTCTCTGAGGAGGTGTgatggcctgggggggggggcctgcCCCAAGGCCCAGCACTTGGCACCACAATGCAGGCTTTTTTGACCTTCCAACAGGGCCCCACTTCCCTGTGATTACGAACTCAACAGCAGCATCCCTCATGCTCCCCTCAGCCCTGCCCAAACACCCGGGTGCAGGGGCGCCCAAGCCCAGCTCCAGCTTGCTGAGGGCCCCTGGGCGGGATCTGTTCCCCGTGGGGACGTCAGTGCGGGGGTGGACAGGGAGAAGACCCCTACAGGCGCTCGGGCCGGGATCGGGGACTGGGGAGGACCCTGAGATGCTCGGCTTGGATGAAGCCGAGTCCGCCTGCGCCCGCCACCCCGGGAGCAGAGCTGTGCGGGGTCGCCGGTCCCCCGGCCCGTTGCTGCGGGAGTGGGCGTGGCGGGCCGAGGCTCCAGCCCCTCGCGTGGACCCGGCGGGGGGCGCAGGCtgagccccgccccgccccgcgcgcTCCCTCGGCCCGGCGCGCGTTCCcgcgaggcggcggcggcggcagcggctgCAGCAGCATCTGCGAGCATCCCCGGGCAACCTCGGGCGGACGGACCGACGGACGCAGGACGCCCAGGGCGCCCGGCCGGCCGGGGCTGGCCATGGAGGGAGCCTCATTCGGCGCAGGCCTCGCGGGGGCCGCCCTGGACCCCGTGAGCTTCGTGCAGCGACCCCAGACCCTGCTGCGGGTCGCATCCTGGGTGAGTGGCCAGACCCCGACTCTGACCGTGACCCCGACCTCGCGCCCCcacctcccttccccaccccatccaGCCCCTGCCTCCTGGAGCCTCCAGCCCCTCTCCGGGAGCCCGCAGCAGGTTGGGGTGACGTCAGCGGCCAGGCGCACCCACCTGCCGGCGGGGGAAGGGCCGGCAGGCCGGGGCTACCGCGGGGACCTTGAGAGGTCATCACCGGCCGCCCCCAACCCCaatttctccgggcccaactccACCCGTTCCGCTGCCATCGCTGTGTTTTTCTCGGATCCCACCGCTGGAAGCCAGTACAGGGAGCTAGCTAGTCCCGGGGCTTGGGCGTTGCGAGGGGCCCACGTGAACGGCTGGGCACAGGCACCCaggccttccccccccccccccccgcacacaCAGGATAGGAGAGCGGGTCCTTCCCGGGTCCTGGCGCTCTTGAGCAGAGAGGTCTTACTGGAGATGATGTGGGAGAGGCAGGTGCATCCCAAGACTGCTCTCCTTTGAGGGAGTGTGTTGGCGGCCCTCTGGTCACTCAAGGCACATTCCCTGTGTGCCTTCATGTCCCCCTTGATTTGGAGCTGTGGCAGAAGTAGAATGAgcaggtcctttttttttttttttatgttttcttagaaAAAGATATGCATAGGGAGCCCAGGTGCGTGCCTTGCACGTTccccacctaggttcaatcccctacacctcatatggttccccaaagaccaccaggagcgattccagactgcagaggcaggagtaagccctgtttatctctgtgtggccccaaaagaaaaagagctaaGGAGAGCAGGGTCTGGCTCACAGTGGCCTCAGCCCACCTGGCCGGAAATCCAGCTCCAGAGCTCAGGAGGCTGATGTCAGCTGTGGCTTCAGAGCCAGTGGCCACGGCAATGATTAGTTACGGGAACCAGATCCAGTGAAGAGCGCCAGGAGGCCACTGTCCCGACCCTTCTCCTCACCCACTATACCTTCACCTGAAATTGCCCCCAAATGTCCAGGCGattcctcctccaccaccaccaccaccctagaATGGCACTCCTGTCCCCTATCTCCTGGAGACCTTGGGTGACAGGCAGTGCGGGGGCCTCGGCTTCAATGTCACATCACCTATTGGAGTCCTCATCTGGGTCCGAAACGAGGGAAGAACAGTGACACTTGGTGGTCTAAGAGAGAAAGCAGGTAAAAATGGTAGGATTTCGCCTGTTGGTTTGGGAACACGCTTGGCTCAGGACTTGGGGCTGCGCCCGGTGTTGTTCAGGGGTCCAGGTAAATCTCGTGCCCCAGCCCAGAGCCTGGTAGCCCCGCAGTTTCTGGGCACAGTCGATGCTCACGAAATGCTACTGGCGCAACTATTGCGAAATACACCAGGGAAAGGTCGGGTACCCACACACCCCACCAGGGATGCGCCGGGAACGCACGCTCTGGCCTCCTCCACCGCCGGCCCACCCTGAGCACCGGCCCACCCACCGCCCCAGGTGTTCTCCATCGCGGTCTTCGGCCCCATCATCAACGAGGGCTACGTGAACGCTGGCAGCGGCCCCGAGCTGCGCTGCGTCTTCAACGGGAACGCGGGCGCCTGCCGCTTCGGCGTCGCGCTGGGCCTCGGGGCCTTCCTGGCCTGCGCCGCCTTCCTGATGCTCGACCTGCGCTTCCAGCAGATCAGCAGCGTCCGCGACCGCCGCCGCGCGGTACTGCTGGACCTGGGCTTCTCAGGTGGGCGGGGCCTCGTGGGCGTGGGCGTGACGCCTCTCTGGTGGGCGGGAACCAGGCCCGGGCAGAGCCAATGGGGCGGCGAGAGGCTGGGATTGTGGGCGGGGGTTATATTAGGACCTCCTGCTAAGGGGCGTGTGGTCACACATCGAGGGCCAATAGGGAGAGGGGGCGGAGCCGAGGGGCGGGTCTCACCCGGCCGTGCCCGCAGGGCTCTGGTCCTTCCTGTGGTTCGTGGGCTTCTGTTTCCTCACCAACCAGTGGCAGCGCACGGCGCCCGGGCCGGGCCCCACGCAGGCGGGAGACGCAGCGCGCTCCGCCATCGCCTTCAGCTTCTTTTCCATCCTCAGCTGGGTGAGTGCGCCCGGGGCGCAAGGATGGGGTTGGTGGACACACACCGCGCGGGCAGGCCCTGCCTAACCTTAGCGCATGGCATGCTCGCCCGCAGGTGGCGCTCACTGTGAAGGCCCTGCAGCGGTTCCGCCTGGGCACAGACATGTCTATCTTTGCCACCGACCAGCTGGGCGCAGGTGCGGGCCAGGCCTACCCCGGGTACCCGGTGGGCAGCGGAGTGGAAGGCACGGACACCTACCAGAGCCCGCCCTTCACCGAGACGCTGGACAGCAGCCCCAAAGGCTACCAGGTGCCTGCCTACTAGTGGCCGGCTCAGCCCGGCTGCCTGCCCGGCCAGCATTGGACTCCAGCTGTCTGGGGCCCAGAGGGGGTGGCCTGCAGGCTGCCAGAGTGTCTccgaaagccctcccaggccctgACTTCCTAGGTCCAGGCCTGAAGCCCTGGGCCGTGTCCAGGGATCTTGGGATCCCCTTAAGAAACAGCCAGATCAGGGCTCTGCGTCCAGCCGCCCT encodes the following:
- the SYNGR3 gene encoding synaptogyrin-3 isoform X1 is translated as MEGASFGAGLAGAALDPVSFVQRPQTLLRVASWVFSIAVFGPIINEGYVNAGSGPELRCVFNGNAGACRFGVALGLGAFLACAAFLMLDLRFQQISSVRDRRRAVLLDLGFSGLWSFLWFVGFCFLTNQWQRTAPGPGPTQAGDAARSAIAFSFFSILSWVALTVKALQRFRLGTDMSIFATDQLGAGAGQAYPGYPVGSGVEGTDTYQSPPFTETLDSSPKGYQVPAY
- the GFER gene encoding FAD-linked sulfhydryl oxidase ALR, translating into MAAPSGQGGPFGSGGLFASFMPGGARPESPDDLDTDARGRGAGRRETATARGEEAPAPRPCRACVDFKSWMRTQRKRDTAFRDDCPADRQDLGRHSWAVLHTLAAYFPDAPTREQQQDMAQLIRLFSKFYPCDECAEDIQKRIYRNQPDTRSRAHFTQWLCRLHNEVNQRLGKPEFDCSQVDERWRDGWKDGSCD
- the SYNGR3 gene encoding synaptogyrin-3 isoform X2, which gives rise to MEGASFGAGLAGAALDPVFSIAVFGPIINEGYVNAGSGPELRCVFNGNAGACRFGVALGLGAFLACAAFLMLDLRFQQISSVRDRRRAVLLDLGFSGLWSFLWFVGFCFLTNQWQRTAPGPGPTQAGDAARSAIAFSFFSILSWVALTVKALQRFRLGTDMSIFATDQLGAGAGQAYPGYPVGSGVEGTDTYQSPPFTETLDSSPKGYQVPAY